The sequence below is a genomic window from Clostridia bacterium.
ATATACTTCCGAAGATATTAACGAAAACCGCGCGGGAACGCGCTTTGAGAGGTACTTGTCTATGATCTCCGACGCTTATGAAAACGGAATAAACGGACGCGACTTCGGCGCGATTTACCGCAAGCTCGGCTACAAGCCGTTCCGCATGAACCGCTTTGAGGAATATTCCCTCTACGCCGAGAACCGCAGCTTCCTCGTCTGCGACAGCGTGATAACCTTCAACGACAGGCGCGGGCGCCTCATGGCGCTGAAGCCCGACGTCACGCTCTCCATCGCCAAAAGCTGCCGCGACGACGGCGGCACGTCGAAGTTTTACTACGACGAAAACGTCTACAGGCTCGACGACGCCTCCGGCGAGTTCCGCGAGATAATGCAGTCCGGCCTTGAATGCATGGGCGCGATCGATCTCTACTCTGAATGCGAAGTGCTTTCGCTCGCAGTAAAAAGCCTTGAGCTGATAAGCGGCGACTGCGTGCTCGACGTTTCGCACGTCGGGATACCGCAGGCGGTCATCGACGACGCGGGGCTCGACCGCGACGCCGCGCTGAAGCTGCTCGCCGCGAAGAACGCGCACGGTCTGCGCGCGCTCTGCGCGGAAAGCGGCGTTCCCGCCGCGAAGGCGGACGCGCTCGCGGAGCTGGCGCAGCTCTACGGCGGTTTCGCCGAGCTGCTGCCGCGCCTGCGTTCTCTCCTGCCCGAAGCCGCGCAGCCGGCGCTCGCCGAGCTCGAGCGCGTATACTCCGTGATGGGCGCCGCCGGCGAAGCGGATAAGCTACGGCTCGACTTCTCCCTCGTCAGCGACATGAGCTATTACAACGGGATAATCTTCCGCGGCTTCGTCAAGGGCGTCACCCGAGCGGTTATCTCCGGCGGCCGCTACGATAACCTTCTGAAAAAACTGGGCAAAAACGCGCAGGCGATCGGCTTCGCCGTCTACCGCGACACGCTCGCGGACCTCGACTGCGCGCCTGAATACGACGCGGACGTGCTGCTCCTCTGCGGCGACGCCGCGCCGGAGGAAACGATGCGCGCCGTGAAGGCGC
It includes:
- a CDS encoding ATP phosphoribosyltransferase regulatory subunit, which produces MISDAYENGINGRDFGAIYRKLGYKPFRMNRFEEYSLYAENRSFLVCDSVITFNDRRGRLMALKPDVTLSIAKSCRDDGGTSKFYYDENVYRLDDASGEFREIMQSGLECMGAIDLYSECEVLSLAVKSLELISGDCVLDVSHVGIPQAVIDDAGLDRDAALKLLAAKNAHGLRALCAESGVPAAKADALAELAQLYGGFAELLPRLRSLLPEAAQPALAELERVYSVMGAAGEADKLRLDFSLVSDMSYYNGIIFRGFVKGVTRAVISGGRYDNLLKKLGKNAQAIGFAVYRDTLADLDCAPEYDADVLLLCGDAAPEETMRAVKALNGAGKSVRVSRDGAGLRCREVKKLVKGAITDAE